The following proteins are co-located in the Engraulis encrasicolus isolate BLACKSEA-1 chromosome 2, IST_EnEncr_1.0, whole genome shotgun sequence genome:
- the aimp2 gene encoding aminoacyl tRNA synthase complex-interacting multifunctional protein 2 isoform X2: MSMYQNGEVDPDLKALELRQDEILRRLYELKAAVDGLAKTVTTPDADLDATSLSSPLSAPKQVANLDSLLGKDLGALRDIVINANPSSPPLSLLVLHGLLCQRYSVLSTVHVHSSISAVPPKLLNCLGPRHPDSYTRQRFQLGFTLIWKDVPRLQMKFSVPNMCPIEGEGNVARFLSRLVGLEPRDPVAATLSDSWVDTAFFQLAPGSSKERAAVLRALNAALGRGPWLAGADLSLADVVCACCLLGTGTTAASAPANVQRWLKGCQNLGSMACINPLLQ, encoded by the exons ATGTCCATGTATCAG AATGGAGAGGTAGACCCAGATCTGAAGGCTCTGGAGCTGCGTCAAGATGAGATCTTGCGTAGACTGTATGAGCTGAAGGCGGCGGTAGACGGCCTGGCCAAGACCGTGACCACCCCTGATGCAGACCTTGATGCAacgtccctctcctcccccctgtcTGCACCAAAACAGGTGGCAAACCTGGACTCATTATTGGGAAAG GACCTGGGTGCCCTTAGGGACATAGTGATCAACGCCAATCCATCCAGTCCACCCCTGAGCCTGCTGGTCCTCCACGGGCTCCTCTGCCAGCGCTACAGCGTGCTGTCCACGGTGCACGTCCACTCCTCCATCTCCGCCGTCCCACCAAAGCTGCTCAACTGCCTGGGGCCCCGCCACCCCGACAGCTACACACGCCAGCGCTTCCAGCTGGGCTTCACCCTCATATGGAAAGACG tGCCCAGACTTCAGATGAAGTTCAGCGTGCCCAACATGTGCCCCATCGAGGGCGAGGGTAACGTGGCCCGCTTCCTGTCTCGCCTGGTAGGCCTGGAGCCACGCGACCCGGTGGCGGCCACGCTCTCCGACAGCTGGGTGGACACGGCCTTCTTCCAGCTGGCGCCGGGCAGCTCCAAGGAGCGGGCGGCCGTGCTGCGGGCGCTCAACGCAGCCCTAGGACGCGGGCCCTGGCTGGCGGGCGCAGACCTCTCGCTGGCCGACGTGGTGTGCGCCTGCTGCCTCCTCGGGACGGGCACCACTGCCGCCTCTGCCCCTGCCAACGTCCAGCGCTGGCTCAAAGGCTGCCAGAACCTGGGCAGCATGGCCTGTATTAACCCCCTGTTGCAGTGA
- the aimp2 gene encoding aminoacyl tRNA synthase complex-interacting multifunctional protein 2 isoform X1 gives MSMYQVKPICGGDIKVDLPTCMYKLPNIHAQSDSGSCIDNVLQNGEVDPDLKALELRQDEILRRLYELKAAVDGLAKTVTTPDADLDATSLSSPLSAPKQVANLDSLLGKDLGALRDIVINANPSSPPLSLLVLHGLLCQRYSVLSTVHVHSSISAVPPKLLNCLGPRHPDSYTRQRFQLGFTLIWKDVPRLQMKFSVPNMCPIEGEGNVARFLSRLVGLEPRDPVAATLSDSWVDTAFFQLAPGSSKERAAVLRALNAALGRGPWLAGADLSLADVVCACCLLGTGTTAASAPANVQRWLKGCQNLGSMACINPLLQ, from the exons ATGTCCATGTATCAGGTAAAGCCCATCTGCGGGGGTGACATAAAAGTTGATTTGCCGACGTGCATGTACAAGTTACCGAACATCCATGCGCAGTCTGACAGTGGCAGCTGCATCGACAATGTGCTACAG AATGGAGAGGTAGACCCAGATCTGAAGGCTCTGGAGCTGCGTCAAGATGAGATCTTGCGTAGACTGTATGAGCTGAAGGCGGCGGTAGACGGCCTGGCCAAGACCGTGACCACCCCTGATGCAGACCTTGATGCAacgtccctctcctcccccctgtcTGCACCAAAACAGGTGGCAAACCTGGACTCATTATTGGGAAAG GACCTGGGTGCCCTTAGGGACATAGTGATCAACGCCAATCCATCCAGTCCACCCCTGAGCCTGCTGGTCCTCCACGGGCTCCTCTGCCAGCGCTACAGCGTGCTGTCCACGGTGCACGTCCACTCCTCCATCTCCGCCGTCCCACCAAAGCTGCTCAACTGCCTGGGGCCCCGCCACCCCGACAGCTACACACGCCAGCGCTTCCAGCTGGGCTTCACCCTCATATGGAAAGACG tGCCCAGACTTCAGATGAAGTTCAGCGTGCCCAACATGTGCCCCATCGAGGGCGAGGGTAACGTGGCCCGCTTCCTGTCTCGCCTGGTAGGCCTGGAGCCACGCGACCCGGTGGCGGCCACGCTCTCCGACAGCTGGGTGGACACGGCCTTCTTCCAGCTGGCGCCGGGCAGCTCCAAGGAGCGGGCGGCCGTGCTGCGGGCGCTCAACGCAGCCCTAGGACGCGGGCCCTGGCTGGCGGGCGCAGACCTCTCGCTGGCCGACGTGGTGTGCGCCTGCTGCCTCCTCGGGACGGGCACCACTGCCGCCTCTGCCCCTGCCAACGTCCAGCGCTGGCTCAAAGGCTGCCAGAACCTGGGCAGCATGGCCTGTATTAACCCCCTGTTGCAGTGA